ttCTTGAGATTTggaagagcgacatctcaagtcaatttcctaatatgcaattgttGGTAatcatcaactgtaaagtagatcgtgtagatgcagccacaacctgagaactAAACAATACATactaagatttacgaaccatgtgtcactcgaacggttggctcagtggaagagcgctcgggcGGAATCCAGTTCGAGTCCCGTagcgtttataaattttggttacaaatttaatttgtataattaatcccaaaattggggatatcactttaaaagtaacaaattgtttgggacgtcattttgattttcttaagcgaatattgtgaaacaataaaatatactttctCTTGTATTCTAACTCAGTTTGTGCATATTTAAGGCAAATGTAGTAGATATGTctgaaaataatgtttttgtgtgcgtgcattgctcagaATAGATGTTAAATGtcaaccacggacgagtaaaaaaagaaggactccgcgccgtgatattagcaagtgaagcaccgttatgctagtgtgtgtgcggttacgggggatagtagttacacaattttttctcccttaaataatcatatatggccacaaatacctAATATATAGAATCgatttacactttttcacaacgcactacggcatttttttaatattttattgagacgcaaactgatctgtcacagacgatgacaattctcataataaccgcctatcggcctgtagttgtgtaagtgtgtgcatgggactatgtatttacatgttaatcggcttgttttgattctacactgttatgtaaggtgacacggagtccttatttttttactagtccgcgctgtcaacctcaatttttgatgttatacctctttaggcgcgttatgaaaaaatgatgagagtgaaatttttagatgcgcgcgcatcactaacATAAAAGtgacaggttgaagttggttcctaaaattttctgacgtttgcgtcattcgttattttttcttggtttcttcgtccataattagaacaggcaaagggttcaagcccatacagccgtattcattatttaatgtcaaagccatctttgcaagttttttacaaaattgttctatctaaaaacgtagaatagcacaaggaataaatcattttaatgatttttgcttcgttaggccaaagaagtataacttcttgcgtgcatacataagacacacttttttttacagcTCACATCatccagacgtataaatgatctatgttTTCGCCATTCGACAACGTTAACAATAACACCAAGCGTCCATGCTGCTCATGACATCGCACTGATCTGACAATCGCCGCCATTTTGTCTCGTATATTGACGTGTTTGAACGAATGTGTTTAAGTCTAGTTGAACAAAATATATCTAGTCAAACATTACTCTGTTTTACTAATTATACTGAATATACACATTAAGATTCTCATTTCGTGTTTAAATTGATGTACTTACAATCCTGTTCCTAAAAGATTAAtgctgttttatttttaaggtgTGTGTAGATTTTGTCGTATTGTCACAGATGAAGTAAGTATAATAACCAGAGTTATACAAATTGAATCTGCCAattaatttagataatttatacgtctagataaagccagtgggaggctcctttgcaccgaatgccggctagattattggtaccacaacggcgcctatttctaccgtgatgcgtgggcgccgtagctgttgaaattactgggcaaatgagagcgCGATGgtagtgctgctcaaaatttttgggtttttcaacaatcttgagcggctctgcattgtaatgggcagggcgtgtgaattaccatcagctgatcgtcctgctcgtctcgtcccttattttcattaaaaaagcctcttgctgctagacaacaggCCCGGTTCGTGCGTTCGCTtcagtgtacgtgacaagcttcgtcttacagtcgcgatttttatgtcactttgtgttagtgtgcattgctctaaatagaggttaactgtcaacctcaattttattcgatgttttcacagctgtcacagtctatctagacgtataagtgatCTAAGCCACTATTATATAAAAGCGAGTTCTGTTAAATGAGTATATTgatttacatttaaacattatttttgggATCTGATAACCTTAAATTAAACTGTCAAACGtacaatttaacattttatgttaagattttatcttattaaaaaatcatttgaCACTAACCTATGTTTTGTTATTGTGAAGTTCTACCCACAGACTACAAGGATATCTGGCACAATTATTAGTTGAGTGCCTGCTTCCTAGTGCGGTTATTCCGGAACGATACATGCGCGTAtgagggtaccttcaaaaaaagcgcgtacacctccttaaaggcccgcaacgcttctgtgattcctctagtgttgcaagataatgtgggcggtggtgatcacttaacaccaggtgaaccgtacgtcGTCTGTCCTAATTTtcccttaaaaaaaagtgtcgCTATTAACTCGACACTCCTAATCCTTCCTGTATGCTTTGAAACATGTCACAATGTTTTAAAAATCTTCATCTCATGACACTCTTTGGGGCTGTTTCAATGAAGTGGCAAAGGATAGTAGTAGTAGTGATCTTCATGGTCAAGAAAAGCAGAATCAAATTTCTAAGGTTATCGACTTTTACTTAAAGACCTCTCAAAtcgtgataaccctcacttttgggattatattcacaaataaaactgaacacaaaattttatgaacctctcgcgttccgtgcgagcgctctttcaacggagcgaaccgttcgagtgacgtatctatatatatatatatataaatgaatttctgttagtctcgctaaaacacgagaacggctggaccgatttggctaattttggtcttgaattatttgtggaaatccagggaaggtttaaaaggcgaataaatatgcaaatgctcggaattaaataaaatcatcaTCGTCGttaagaaatcaaattgaaagaatagtttcaaatgaataacttattagaatttttatatattacgtattttctcaggaggtaaaaaataaacttaattttagctaactatagttggtagattaactacttGGTTTTGACTATTTGGTTGTTAAGTATCTCTCAGATTatgtttatgtagattgatatattttaagttttgtcacaaattaaatttctgaacgcaaacaatactatttgATGTACATACAAAAGTTGAGGTcgtttatttatcgattgaggcagtacaaagtctgccgggtcagttagtcgttgataaaatcttgtatgctttgttcaactctctggttgtggcttcatctacaggatcttttCTTCTCTTATTCGATCTCTTCTTCTTTACAGTGCAAAAAGATAAATTCTAGCAAATCGTTACAACTGTGGATACTGACTCAAGTTAACGGACCACCAAATGTACGGATCATGGTCGATTTGAGATGTCTTCAAGTAAAAGTCAATAAccttagaaattaaattttgctTTTCTTGATCATGAAGATCACTACTAATATTATCCTTTGACACTTCATTGATACAGTCCCAAAAAGTGTCATGGGCTTGACAGGCGAAGTTGGATCTAGTTTCATTTTCTTTAATTCACTTAGCAGGTATTGAAGAAGTTGCTGATCCCATTATGTATCCCGGCGCTCTGGACTTGTAGCTTGACGAATATATGGCCTAACCAATGTCCATTTCATCTTTAATTTTGGCACTCTCAAGGGATCAATGAttgattttttcaaattataaatagttTTCATTTTGAGTAAAGGAAGGAATTGAAATATTTGGTTCAAATTTTGGAGATTTATCACTTATCAAGGTTAATTATATAACAGTTGTATGATTATTATAAAcagtataaaacatatttacaaatatatattaactaatGAAATATATACTATGCTATTTAacataaatccaagatggtgtaTCTGAATCATTGATTTGAATTTTAACACACTTCATTCTATCTCTTACAATATCACAAGCCGTTAACAGTTCTTTATTTTTACCCTGTATTGCATTTTTTCTTACAAGATGCCTGAAATCCACCAAAGTATCAACTACAGAACTGGATATATTCTCCTCCGAACTATCAACCAACTTTAAGCCAAATTTTGTCAACATATCGACAATATAATTTGCTATGAGTGTTACAGACACTGGGcagtattcatttttatttaattttattgttgtattAGCACTGCTTATAAGATTGAGCAATGAGTTAACACATGTTGCTGTGTCAAAATCTGCTTTGAGAGCCTCAAGATTTCTCTCTTCAGTCATTTgtaattcatttaataatttgtagttatatgttgctctatctgacattgttttatttacataaacattTGAATCTTTTAAGAAGAACTTGATCTTCATAACAATATCTTGTGCCATCTTCATCATGTCATCACTGTACTCCATGGGGTGTTTATAGTTTGATAATAGACAAGCCATTCTAAATGTATCTGCACTGTATTTTTCTAAAAGACTTGGTATAGATATAGTATTCTGTATTGATTTAGACATTTTGATATCTTTCAAGTTCAAGTGTCCAACATGGATCCAATAATTTGCCCATTGGTTTGTGTTATGAAAAGCACATGACTGTGCTTCTTCATTTTCATGATGTGGAAACTTTAAATCAATTCCTCCAGCATGAAAGTCAAGTTGGGAGCCAAATAATTTACTCACCATTGCAGAACATTCAATATGCCAACCAGGTCTACCTTCTCCCCAACTAGTCTTCCAACTTGGTTGACCTGGTTTTTGGCCTTTCCACAATACAAAGTCCATTTTGTTTCGTTTAAATTCATCACTAGGTTCACCATTCTCCTGTACTTGCTGTAACTTACCATACAATGGAAATTTAGATGTATCAAAATATACAGAACTATCCTCAACCACATATGCCATATTGGAAtcaataagatttttaataaaattttctatactATTAATGTGCTCTGAAACTCTGGCAATTATCATTGGTTtatcaacatttaaatttgcCATGTCCAACCAAAACTCTTGCTCATATTGTTTTGCAATGGTTTGGTAATCTGTCTTTAATTGCTGcgactttttaattattttgtcgtCTATATCCGTGATACCAATAGCAGAAACAAGCTTTATGTTGAAAAAAGATTTGAGTATTCTTTGAATGATATCTAGTTTCACGTAGCAACTGGCATGTCCAATGTGTGTGGAGTCGTAAACTGTCGGACCACAAGAATACCATGTAGCTATTGTTGGATCCTTAAGAATAACAGGCACCCGATCTCCAGCTACACAACTATAAATGTAAATACCTGTTGGATTCCCATCTGGCATTAACCATTTTGTATCTTTATACGGTTTCAATTTACATACATGAGACAAATTTCTTTTTATCAGTAGAAACTGTCTCattgtttttacaaataataactttaaaccTAAAACCACATATAAAAACAATGTTAAGCTTAAGAGATGATAAGAGGCAAGAGCTATTttctatgtatattgtattgtgaattgtcaaatgtcaataatggAGATAAGAAATTAGTAGAATTTTATAACTAcaaaagtaggtacctacctagcCAGTAGGCACCACCTATAAAGAATTATTGATAAAATGACAGTCTCTGTCACTTATCAAGTTTCAACTTTCAATATTCAGGCATCTTGAGCACAGACCACAGAGTACTTTTAGTCATACTAGTCACTACTATCTTGATTTTGAGTTGCTTTTCATAGGATTTCCATGCCAAagtcgtttttattttatgtaaagtaAAGCTAAagcagtatttattaattattaatgacgACGGCGTAAGGAAACTATAACGCAatattgcaaaattttaattgatttttattatcaattacAATGGTTACCTTTGCTCCTGACGAAATCGGCTTAGTTGATAAGTCTTCATGTGCCGGTGTAAGAGCTGATCTGAAAAGCTGCCTTTTAAACAGTGATTGTTGTACTAAGGTAGCTACATAAGTTGATATAccaatgttatatttttcaaaatgatttcAAAATAGTCAGAAACTAACTTTAAGATTTCACTTTTAGAACCTTTATAAATAACCAGTtgcttaatatatattatattgagctCTCAAGATAAGCCATCTAATATAGACACAATTTGCAAaactaattttgttttcaaaaggtgcatttcaattttatttttaaatagttttaatagttgttgcttttttataaacatttccTAATTTACATGTAGGAAAAGAAAACACCTAGACAATGTTTGAAAGAAGGAGCTGTTCCAGAGGAGTGTTTACAGTTACGGCAAAGCTTCTTTGAATGTAAGAGATCTCTGGTAAGAATAACACacttattaaacaaattaaaattaaaatgtgtcACTTCAACGATGTGTATCAAAAGGTAAGTACTGTTAGTATTCCATGCCATTTGGACATATTATCAGCTTACAAATGATATTGTGAgttggatgagggtagtgcAGGACATATCATTatagagatctttgggggagacctttgtttAGCAGTGGACAttttccggctgaaatgatgatgaaattgtacaataatgtacaatctaaacaatttgttatgttttaaagtgattttcAATTTTGGgactaattacacaaataaaattttgttttaaaattttattggtgTGATATTGTAGGTAGAAATCAATATTTAGTGGTATATTATTGTACACAGCAAAGTTCCAGATATCATTTGCCAGCTTTTATATTTCGGACGATATGACAATACATCAGAGGCTGCAAAACATTTACGTCTAGTATTGCAGAcattaatactataataataataataataatattgacacacttttacacaaattatcttgccccaaattagacagcctgtgttatgggttgcaagacaacaatatttttaatacaatatacttacttaaacatacatataaacatccatgactcggtaacaaacatccatattcatcatataaatgcttgcacctaccgggattcaaacccggatTAATGGGTATCTGGTTTTCACTTCTCATGTGAGCCATTATCCTTCTctaatatattacaaaaatttgATGCAGTTTTTAATGTTCACCTTGCATATAATGGATTTTGAAAATTCATAAATTGgactttgtaaatattttattatttatattttcagttgGATACAAGACGACGCTTCAGAGGTCTAAAGGGTTATTGacaaagtaattatatttagtagatatggttaaaaattgtaaataaattattattgttttcaaatatttttttgttgttttagtTTAATAAGCCTGACTACAGATCTTGTTAATGTCACGACCCAAGTTATACCCCAAAGGCGTATATAGTTGGGGCTAGAACTGATTGGCCGattgtaacaaaattactttgtaataataaatctgCCAGtattaatttagatattttcaaATAGGTTTGTCGaatttaatttcattgtttTCTGTTCTGTTGGTTAGTTgttcatgttttaaaaatttaatagatgAGTTACTTTTTAATAGAAGTCACTGAATTTTATGTGTCATAAAGATTTGATTTTAGCTATcagaacaaaatttattgattgaACATTTGTTTGTAGAGGCATTATCAGCAAGTCTACATGTTTCTTATGTTAAACCTGGTGAATCAATACTAGtaaggaagatgttctacttacgcTTTGTGTAGTATTACCGCTTTAGTTTGAAGGGTGAAGACACATGAAACATTGATCGTTATGGTACTATATGGCATGGATTTGTAATCCCTACTGTGTTCCCGAGGATACCCTTGTTGGTGGAAGTGTATTCTTTAGTGTGATGCCACTACTGGTCATAGATCACTAGCTTTAGTTAGTTGGTCTTACAGAACGTGACGTCACGCGTTCGTTGTCAGGTTACGCTACTTGTAACGTGCGCCGCGGACGATCGCCCGCGCGGCTGCGACGGCCCAGCAGCGCATGTTCCTTGAGCGGCCTCTAATAAACCTTACGCGGTGTTCGTTAACTCGTTACCCTTGTTGGTCTCATTATTGGTATCTAGTTCCATggattattaacatttatatctGTACTAAGAATCACTATGGTAGATTGCTAGCAGATAAAAAGAATTATACAAAAATGATGTATTGGTGATAGCAAAGTGAGAAAAATGTTATGTAGCCACATAAGTGATTTTTTAGAAACTGTGATAGAGTTAGCACCAGGATCATCATTAGAACCATGAACTGGTTGTGCCTACTATTTGGTTAAGTCCAGTTAGTAAGTCTGGGCAATGTAAGGATATGATTTTACAAcctgattccagaaaatgttcaaaacaattgtGTAACAAAGTtcaaaagaatagttaaaagaCGTTTGTGGTAACATAAAGGGCTTCCTAGtcagatcattctagaattttgaCGTGcaaatagtaattttaaaacacttaattccttaaataaatgttaatgtcACATTTACATGGATAATAGTTAATGAATTACCAAAccactataaaaatattaatagttaaaCATTATAATTGAATATGTAGTTTTTGGGCTCCGGAGATTTGGGCTTTGTTATAAGTTCCGTGGATTGGTTGATGTGTGTGTGATAATTTAAGATTCCATGATAAAAAGTTTCTGCCTAAACGTCAAATAGcacgtttttttatgataataagcgacgttcagctgatagtaattgatatgccctgcctaaTACATtacagtgccgatcaggattcttgaaaaattaaaaaaatctgagtggcactacaattgcgctagttaAGAGTGACAGCCCTACCCAAATTAGCTTTAGGTGCAATTCCACCTCAGCAGTTTAAGTAGAACTAATGTTCTACTTAAAGTGCCCACTCTAATGAGTGGGGAATATTTAGTTGTAagcataaaataagtatatatggATTGTAATTAGTTAGTAGATAGATGATTGTTTAATAGACtttcaatgtaatttttgaaataaatatatttttttaaataaaccttgGCTCAACAACTTAATTGGCGCAGCCGGTAGGATCCCTGTAAttgtgaaaaaatttttttctgtgttGATATCAAACTCGTTCggcacgaaattttttttacaaagtacGTTTCAACGTTTAAACGGGGACCTccgaacaaataaatttattaagtagaGTCAAGGGTATCAGCAAGACATACAATAATACTGCAAGATCCATGGACGGAAGGACGGTACTGTGAGTAAAACTTTTCACCAATCCTGTCTATTTCCTgccattttctttatttatgtgtattttttgtgttattaggGATTGGAAAACGCCTTGATAACGCTTGTTtagtttaaatcaaaattttttaaatttaactctattataatttttcaatataattttaaaatcattttatataatttttcaatataattttaaaatcattttatagatcttttttgcataataataacttataatttcgtttaaaatggaaaatattgTTAGAATACCAGTAGAACTAATTAACATTATTCCAATTTTCGATGGTGATGCAAGGCTATTGTCATTCTTAAAAAATTGTGAGTATATTCTTAATATGTATAGAGGAAGCCAGgtacaaaatgaatatttatatcatgTGATTACCGGTAGATTAACGGGTAATGCCGCGAATTTAGTAGGTGAAAGAGACCAAATTAATTCCTGGGCAGATTTAAAAAGTCTATTAATTCAACATTTTAGAAACGCTAGGTCTGAGGATAGTTTAGCTAATGAATtagaatcaataaaaataagcaaaaatGAGAGTTATTTAGAATTTTGTCATAGAATTCAGCACTTACgtagtatattattttcaaagatTAATGAACAAATAGAAGATGCTAACTTGAGGCAATGTAAACAAgctatttatgataatatgtcacttaatgtttttctttttaatttaccaCCTTATTTAGTAAAAACTGTTCGTTTACGTAACGCTACTTCATTAGAAGATTCTCTAAAAATAGTATTGGacgaattttcaaaatttatataatttaaaaaataattcgttCAGAAATTctggtaataatatatttaacagaaatttcaataatcaatcaaattatcataATCAAAATAAGTCAAACtatcataatcataataattcatATCAATGTAGAAGTAATAGGTCTATGgacaatttaaacaattttaatcgtCATACGTTTAGCAACAAGTCGTCAATGCACCGAACAATGCAAATGCAGAATCAGCATCGTTCGGACAATGCTCCGCCTCATGTTACTGACGGTGGAACTAGGTCAAAGACTGATGTCACTATGCGAACGGTTACTTCTCGACGAATAAACTTTACAGAAAATGATAACAATTGTaatcaatttaataatgataGTTACTCTTCTAACAATCAGtcgtaaaattatttcatactgGCCTCTCCAATAGAGAATAAGTATATTAAAGAGACGAGAGAAGAGAGTATAAGAAAGAGTTAATTTCACTGAAAATAATGGAATTTATGAAAAACATTtcaactataatttaaataaaattagtttagaGGATATGAATGAGGAAGAAAGAATTAGTACAGAAAATTGTAGGGAATATAAGAAAGGATCGCAAAACTTACGCAGATGATTTATCGCGAATAAAGCTAAATGCTATGGATGACGATATAGAATTCATGTTAGTCAatgttgataatgatgatgtACATCTTAGGGACATTGTAAACGAATTAAATATGGaacttcataaaaataatgataaaatgagCATTTCTGATTTAGAAGAAAATATAGAGCAAAATATTGTTGATAATCAGGATTCAGATGACGGGGTTACCGCAAATTCAGTATCAAATAGGGAACATGATGGTATTCCAAATGAAGCTATAGATTCAAAACCAAGGCAAATATTAGTTTTTCAATGGtctaaaaatgaaatattagttaatgatatatctaataataaacaacgcATCTTAGAGGTACATTTACCAgcaaataaagataatttagtaaaagatttccttaaagaatatattaatccaaaaaataaatattttatgtattttgaatGTCCACTTTTCAGAAAAACGTTTTCTAAAGTTGTCATTAAACTATTTAAGAAAGGTACTGTAAAGTTAGTAGAATGTACAGAAAGAATAGTTAACTTAACAGATTCAGAACAGGATCAAAGAGATATTGTGTTAAAATATCATGAAGGCAAAACATGTCATAGGGgtataaatgaaaattatcttaaaattaaacGGCACTGTTGGTGGTGCAATATGAGAGAAACTATCACGGCTATTATAAATGCTTGTGAACACTGTAAGAAAATTAAAGTTAGAAATAAGAAACAGGGTGAAGAAGCCCCTGAGATTAAAATAGGTGAtaagatttttatgaaaaatactagaactaggaaatcaaaatttttgccTAGATTCGAAAAAGCAAAAGTAATAGACAAACCCACTAGAAATATTATACCAGTAgagttaaataaaagaaaaacgagagtctcaattaaaaatattaagcgtCCACTACAGGGCAGGGTTAGTGTTGATAGCACTGAACCATGTAGTCCTAAACCTGGAACTTCAGGATATGAACAACAGTCCAGGTATTGAAAGTGGGCATTGAAAGTGGGAACAGCAGTGATGAAGAGTAATCATTGGACAATATTTAAAAGCTTAGATTTAGGTAATTTAGCTtcggaaatatataaaaataagcaacattttaatagtttaatcaatgttttaaataaagaagaGTATTTTAAGAAAGATTTATTAGGATTAGACGAGCAAACGTTAGAATTGATACATTTAGCAGAGGATagattaaatcaaattttaccaTACAAAAGGGTAAAAAGAGCTATTTTTAGTCCTTTAGGATCCTTAGTTAAAGTTATTTCAGGCAATTTGGATGAGCAGGAtgctaaatattacaattttgaaataagcaaattaaaaaatgaagaacatTCAGTGGAACAACGAGTATCATTAATGCAAAAAGCTTTTACTAAACTTGTCAATGTTTCAGAAGGTCTCAATTCAAATATTGAACTTCTTAAGTCACAAAGCAACGGGTTAGCATCAGATATGCGAAGTAAAAGTAGTTAcaatattctattaatgaataaattttacagTATTCTAAATAACTTTCGAACTATATTTGATATCATTCAAGAGGTAGAAACTGCTATAGCATTTAGTAAACTATATACCTTGCATCATTCAATCATTAATTCAACAGAATTACtagatatttttacaaaaatagagaagcactttaaattaatttatccagctagaatagaaaatttaatgaagTTAGAACATAATCTTATACTAAAGTCGTATTTTAATGGTGAAaggttaatttttgtaatagaaattcCTCTTAtagataaagataattatatattttataaaataattcctatTCCCATTTTTGATTCCAAAACACATGAAACCCTTACAATAATTCCTAAGTATCCATTCATAATGGTGAATCGTTTGAAGTTCAGACCTGTCGTAAAACCATGCGAGGAAATAGAAGACTCCAAATATCTATGCATGGAAGATAATATGGTTCCATATCCTGAGGAAACTTGTATAGAAGAAATTATGATGCTGAAGAAATACAATCACTGTTCtcatcatttaattaaaatcgagAGTACCAAATTACAAAAGGTATACAGCCACCATTGGTTACTCTATACAGAAGAAAATTTAGTAATTACAGAGTATTGTGGTGAAGAAGTACAGCGACAGGAATTACAAGGAACATATATTATTTCACCAGATCAATCTTGTAGAACTGAAATTGGCAATACTTTCATTGAACCATCTTTGAATTCTACAGATATAAG
This portion of the Leptidea sinapis chromosome 32, ilLepSina1.1, whole genome shotgun sequence genome encodes:
- the LOC126974443 gene encoding probable cysteine--tRNA ligase, mitochondrial; translation: MRQFLLIKRNLSHVCKLKPYKDTKWLMPDGNPTGIYIYSCVAGDRVPVILKDPTIATWYSCGPTVYDSTHIGHASCYVKLDIIQRILKSFFNIKLVSAIGITDIDDKIIKKSQQLKTDYQTIAKQYEQEFWLDMANLNVDKPMIIARVSEHINSIENFIKNLIDSNMAYVVEDSSVYFDTSKFPLYGKLQQVQENGEPSDEFKRNKMDFVLWKGQKPGQPSWKTSWGEGRPGWHIECSAMVSKLFGSQLDFHAGGIDLKFPHHENEEAQSCAFHNTNQWANYWIHVGHLNLKDIKMSKSIQNTISIPSLLEKYSADTFRMACLLSNYKHPMEYSDDMMKMAQDIVMKIKFFLKDSNVYVNKTMSDRATYNYKLLNELQMTEERNLEALKADFDTATCVNSLLNLISSANTTIKLNKNEYCPVSVTLIANYIVDMLTKFGLKLVDSSEENISSSVVDTLVDFRHLVRKNAIQGKNKELLTACDIVRDRMKCVKIQINDSDTPSWIYVK
- the LOC126974504 gene encoding cytochrome c oxidase assembly factor 5, producing MVTFAPDEIGLVDKSSCAGVRADLKSCLLNSDCCTKEKKTPRQCLKEGAVPEECLQLRQSFFECKRSLLDTRRRFRGLKGY